A stretch of Aerococcaceae bacterium zg-252 DNA encodes these proteins:
- a CDS encoding M3 family oligoendopeptidase has translation MSHEWLLTELYESYESSAYQADFETLRNSYAKLNEIELVDTLPTIKQVVELNETIANLSYRLSAYSNLQLSTNTTHEPSLTALAKLSKLVSENAKISAKINRFLGNIKTDISQDEHLSQYSFYFEELHQVASHLLSDEVEEVISTMNLSAGDAWNQLHSFLTSTVEGTFDDKTVTLSDIRNLAYSDDADVRKRAYETELEMYQTVKEPVAFAINNIKSQFNDIARLRGYDSAIDITLDASRMSKATLDALMGAIEDALPAFRRYLKHKASLLGHQNGLPFYDLFAPIGKTASRKFTVEESRDYLVDIFSKFSPDLAELTQEIYDKQYVDMFPRKGKVGGAFCMNLPFLKQSRILMNFDGTLRNVVTMAHELGHAYHGLHIEDHLVLNRSYTMPVAETASTFNENIVMNTAIAQSNNEEKIALIESSLQDTTQIIVDIYSRYLFESALFEQRKEKFLFSKDLEALMLDAQEKAYGDGLDPEVKHPYMWLCKGHYYYPHLSFYNFPYAFGGLFSKGLYALYMQEPDGFVEKYQEMLRATTVSTVEETAKKMGVDVTTKEFWATALAEYEKEIDAFIELTSEV, from the coding sequence ATGAGCCATGAATGGTTATTAACAGAATTATATGAATCTTATGAAAGCTCTGCTTATCAAGCAGATTTTGAAACTTTACGTAATAGCTATGCAAAATTGAATGAAATTGAATTAGTCGATACATTACCAACGATTAAACAAGTAGTTGAATTAAACGAAACCATTGCAAATTTATCTTATCGTTTATCAGCTTATTCTAATTTGCAATTATCAACTAATACAACGCATGAGCCGAGTTTGACGGCACTTGCCAAGTTAAGTAAATTAGTGTCTGAAAATGCCAAAATTTCAGCGAAAATTAATCGCTTTTTAGGAAATATTAAAACCGATATTTCACAAGACGAGCATTTGAGTCAATATTCATTCTATTTTGAAGAATTACATCAAGTAGCCAGTCATTTATTATCAGACGAAGTTGAAGAAGTCATTTCAACAATGAATTTAAGTGCTGGAGATGCATGGAATCAATTGCATAGTTTCTTAACGTCAACAGTAGAGGGAACTTTTGATGATAAAACCGTCACCTTAAGTGATATTCGTAATTTAGCTTATTCAGATGATGCAGATGTGCGTAAACGTGCGTATGAAACAGAATTAGAAATGTATCAGACTGTAAAAGAGCCAGTAGCATTTGCTATCAATAATATAAAATCACAATTCAATGATATTGCTCGCTTGCGTGGCTATGACAGTGCGATTGATATTACGCTTGACGCATCACGCATGTCAAAAGCAACATTAGATGCTTTAATGGGAGCAATTGAAGATGCCTTACCAGCTTTTAGACGCTATTTAAAACATAAAGCATCATTATTAGGGCATCAAAATGGCTTACCATTTTATGATTTATTTGCCCCAATCGGCAAAACTGCATCACGCAAATTTACTGTTGAAGAATCTCGTGATTATTTAGTCGACATTTTCTCAAAATTTTCACCTGATTTGGCTGAGTTAACCCAAGAAATTTATGATAAGCAATACGTTGATATGTTCCCTCGCAAAGGTAAAGTAGGGGGTGCATTCTGTATGAACTTGCCATTTTTAAAACAATCACGCATTTTAATGAACTTTGACGGTACATTGCGTAATGTTGTAACAATGGCACATGAGTTAGGGCATGCTTATCATGGTTTACATATCGAAGATCATTTAGTATTAAACCGTTCTTACACAATGCCAGTGGCTGAAACAGCGTCAACTTTCAATGAAAATATTGTGATGAATACTGCGATTGCACAATCTAACAACGAAGAAAAAATCGCTTTAATTGAATCATCATTACAAGATACAACACAAATTATTGTCGATATTTATTCACGTTATTTATTCGAATCAGCTTTATTTGAGCAACGTAAAGAGAAGTTCTTATTCTCTAAAGACTTAGAGGCATTAATGTTAGATGCACAAGAAAAAGCGTATGGTGACGGCTTAGACCCAGAAGTTAAGCATCCTTATATGTGGTTATGTAAAGGACATTATTACTATCCACATTTAAGTTTCTATAATTTCCCATATGCATTTGGTGGATTATTCTCAAAAGGATTATACGCACTTTATATGCAAGAACCAGACGGATTTGTTGAAAAATATCAAGAAATGTTACGTGCAACAACCGTTTCAACGGTCGAAGAAACGGCTAAAAAAATGGGTGTAGATGTCACAACAAAAGAATTTTGGGCAACAGCTTTAGCTGAATATGAAAAAGAAATTGACGCATTCATCGAATTGACTAGCGAGGTATAA
- a CDS encoding GNAT family N-acetyltransferase gives MLEIRLCQHDDLLSLQSIAAETFRDTFAESILEPNMSQYIQEAYDLKQLESELNDNNSEIYLAFYEDELAAYLKINWATAQTEAMGEDALEIQRIYVRQAFKRKGIGKQLLDIAYNRANELQKNSIWLGVWEKNFGAQAFYQSEGFVKISEHAFPAGDQIDIDWIMEKKL, from the coding sequence ATGTTAGAAATTCGTTTATGTCAACATGATGATTTGTTAAGTTTACAGTCAATTGCTGCTGAAACCTTTCGTGATACATTTGCTGAAAGTATTTTAGAGCCGAATATGTCACAGTACATTCAAGAGGCATATGATTTGAAACAGCTTGAGTCTGAGTTAAATGATAACAATTCTGAAATCTATTTAGCATTTTATGAAGATGAATTGGCAGCCTATTTAAAAATCAATTGGGCAACTGCTCAAACCGAGGCAATGGGGGAAGATGCGTTAGAAATTCAACGTATTTATGTCCGTCAAGCGTTCAAACGCAAAGGTATCGGTAAACAGTTACTAGATATAGCCTATAACAGAGCGAATGAATTACAGAAAAATTCAATTTGGTTAGGAGTTTGGGAGAAAAACTTTGGTGCACAAGCGTTTTACCAAAGCGAAGGATTTGTAAAAATTAGTGAACATGCTTTTCCAGCTGGGGACCAAATAGATATTGATTGGATAATGGAGAAAAAATTATAA